The genomic DNA ACACTGAAATAAAAACATCTATTGCAAAACACTCATATCAGAGTGATATTCACAGAAAGCTAACCTGATTTTCAAAGATAGATTCTTGGCCAAGCATGGTATGTTTCAGTGTTTCCTTGTAGTGTCTGAAATAAAAATCACAGTAGAGTAGTCTATTGGCAAAAACCGTATCAATATCCTGAACAGGACACAAACTCCACAAACTGTCCTCTTGCTTTTCCATTTGCACTCTAGGAAGATTCATTCAACAccggaaaaaaacataaaccctGCGGTATCAAGAAAGAGGAGGATTGCATCAAGAAAAACCATTCCCAGTTTTGATTTGGCATCTGTTAACAACAcaaccttcaaaaaaaaaaaaactatcttaaAACAGTGAATCAACTGATGAATAAATCTATGAAAGTTGAATATACTGTATGAAGACAGCCCCTTTAAGATCTATGTAAAGAAtcttattataaacaaaaaaaaatggtcagttccaaaaaaaaaaaaaaaggacctcctttaagaacagaacagaacTGAGTAGCAACAAACAACATTGTAAACGTAATGTACACAGAAACATCAAACTGATACATCAGGATTCAAGAGGAGTACTATTACGAACattagaaacaagaaaaaaaaaactgaaatttcaGCAATGATTCGTTGAAAGGGGGAAAAAGGAAAGATGAAACAGCCATCTTCTCAACTCGTCGAGGGAAGAAACTCGGAAACATGATCCGAAAAGGATGAAATCGAAACGAAAGAGAAAAGATTCGAACATTGTTGAATCTTACCTTTAAAAAGTGAAGATCTTTTACGAAGAATGAAGCATCCAAGGATTTTTCTGAGATGCGATCACCTTCTCTGCTCAAGAAGCTTGGGAAACAGACCAGAAAAAATGGCGTACTCGAGATCTGTTATTTTGGAAGGTGTCTCacagagagagtagagagagagagagagagaacagaaAGCTTGAAGAGGAAGCGAAGCAAATGGGAGTTGAGACTTCGCCGTCTTTACTCTGTAGTCTGTACTTTCTCCGTCTTTCTGATTCGTCCCTTtctgtgtctctctctctcttttgtctttttagatttacttcttcttcttcacaaaagaaagagagaaaaaaacacgTTTCTTCTGGAAAGATTACTAAACCAATTTTAGATTAACACTAATTTTTGCTCAAACAAAAGATTAACACTAATTAAGATAGAATGGGGCTAATTTGTTTTAGATAGTGGCTAAACTCATAGATATTTGGGATcttattttgataaataaataggTGTTGACAAATAATGTTATCAAATCAATAAATGGTATGTTACATTGCAGGCTTTTTAATAGCAAAAACACTAGAAAGAATTTGAGGTAATCGTCATCATCAAATCTCTCTCTACTAGTAACTACTCCTCTGTTACAACAACACCAATCTCTCCTCTCTCAAGCAAATCATAGAAGGCTCTTGTTTTCCTCTGCTCGTTCCAGTGATGCATCTTCCATAGCCCACCAGCCGCTAGCCCCAGTGCGAGACCGATTACTAACTCCTTCACAACACTTGGACCTTTCAAGGTTGCGTGTGCGATCTTGTGCCCTGCCATCTatttctttcctctctctcctctGCTCTCTAAACCAATCAGACATTGCAACAGGTCATGATGAATATACACACaaagaatcaatttttttttgaaattgggAAATGCTATAACTGCAATACTTCTTCTATAGTCTCACAAATACAAGGATGAGGGAATCATAAACATCAACCAAAAACTATGCCTAGAATCAAAAAAGCTTAAAACATCAACAAAGCAAGACAGAGACCTATTAGATATTATTACCATGTGGATCAGTCAAAGAGATCTTTGATCAATGCAAGACTTATAAAGGGCAACTAACTGATGATAAAGAAGCACAAGGAGACAATATATAGGGAGAATTCTAGATCGGCAATCAATAGTAGAAAGCAACCCCACGCCTTTAAAAATCGACCCATCAGATTTCACACACAGCACGTGTTGAATCTGGTTCATTGTTGGAGAGTTTGCGGAGCCACAGATACCATAGCTCAAGGCATGGACAAGGGCCCTCTCcgttttaggttttaaaaaacTTGTCTCCGTGAAACTAAATTAAACACCAAAAAGCCACACACTTTACTCGGAACCTGCTCAGACCTTTTACTTTAACATTCATCATCTCCACCACAATGTCATATAAAGAACACCATTCTAGAGCTAACAGAAGCTTTAAAGCAAGAAACTTTCGGAATGTAAGACAACAACGGAGAAGAAAGGATTCAACCCATTTGATAAAATTCGCTTTTTTCAGGAGAAACCATTGATACAgatgaaaacaataaaaaacagagacacTATGAACAAAACACGCAAAGATACACACAGGAATCTAAAGGAATGGTTCTATGAAATTGACTAATTGAAATATTCCAGTAGGAAGAATCAGAGAAAAACCTGTTCAGATGAGTTTAGCAAATCGGAAATTTAGAACAAACTGGTTGAGCTTTATTGGTCTCACACATTTCTCTAGGGTTTTAAGAAACGAGAGCCATTAAACGACAACGTTATTACAGATGGCTTTTTCAGCCTTTATTAAAACCGACACCGTTTCGACCAACAACAGATTGAaaaactgaacaaaaaaaaaaaaaaacacaaactactCTGTCTCTAAGGCTAAGCCATGAGCTCAGGACGAAGTGACTTCTTCACTCTAGGCAAAGCACGAGCCTTAAGAGGATACTTCATGACAACAGTGAACTCCATTTTCTCAGACAAGTCAACTTCATCACCTTCAACTTGTTTCCACTCAAACTCCTTCACCATATTCACCACAACATACTCCAAATGCAACATTGCCAATCCAATCCCTGGACAAATCCTCCTCCCAGTTCCAAAAGGCATCATCTTTATCCCTCTGCTTCCTGTAACATCCACATCTTCTGCGATGAATCTCTCCGGTTTAAACTCCATTGGTTCATCCCACTCCATTGGATCTCTCCCTATCATCGCTACATTGAAGTTAATCGTACCATTCTTTGGCACTTTGTAACCTCCCAGTTCAGTGTCTTCACTTACTCTGTGTGGTAACAGTAAATGTCCTGGTGGATGTAATCGGAGTCCTTCTAACACCACAGCTTTGAGATACggcatcttcttcatctcttcttcctcaatctccttctcttcttctccttctccgagTACGCCTTTGATCTCTTTGTACAACTTCTCTtgtatttcttgatttttcacaAGATTCGCCATGATCCATTGAAGCGTCGTCGCTGTTGTATCAGTCCCCGCGTTGAGAAACTCAGAGCATAAGCTAACGATCTCGTCTTCG from Camelina sativa cultivar DH55 chromosome 2, Cs, whole genome shotgun sequence includes the following:
- the LOC104738698 gene encoding probable cytochrome c oxidase subunit 5C-3 is translated as MAGHKIAHATLKGPSVVKELVIGLALGLAAGGLWKMHHWNEQRKTRAFYDLLERGEIGVVVTEE